In the Lepisosteus oculatus isolate fLepOcu1 chromosome 6, fLepOcu1.hap2, whole genome shotgun sequence genome, one interval contains:
- the LOC102686763 gene encoding macrophage-expressed gene 1 protein: MAPTFRAWLQSALTLLAMTFPRSCSSLPVSQRSGSGIQECRKTLAMPVLEVLPGGGWDNLRNLDMGRVMNVSYALCQTTEDGAYLIPDEVFVVPQKVSNVETHSELIESWLQQSSSVARSINADVSFLGVLNGKFSAESQRMKTHQVRESSVTTRVQVRNFMYSVKAHPGFSFDSRFRQQAGEIAEALENNQTRRAAFLAEMLVLQYGTHVLTAVDAGASLVQEDYLRSSFLSSSQSEGFSFSAAVGLNFFNKVNVGLHGGGKDTDSLTKAYQGNVTYSVTQSHGGAPFYPGITLQKWQESTANNLVAIDRSGLPLHSVLNPATLPDLPAPSVRKLARAVRDAVRRYYTVNTHPGCVKPDSPNFNFQANVDDDSCEGPATNLSFGGVYQRCAPLSPDAGPLCRVLEQKNPQTGSLGCQQPYSPTLLRSEVREESYSRLECRRECQRCWLILSCCKQVCGDTYRVRRAQIDTYWCATEGPAPPLSGFLFGGLYGPSQQNPFTNSQACPPGFLALTLLSDGLKICQSADYEVGARFAVDFGGLFSCEAGNPLAAGRPRCPAGFSQHVAAVSDGCQVLYCVRSGVFNGGELLPVRLPPFTRPPLAGLGATNTVAVMMEGERSWIRDGQSRLWKVASPGQLQKMAEVFDGSPRGLSGGETFGVVLGAAVALALAAGAVAYGLKRRRRWGRGSQRGYDQIPSEQAHGAAGPAEVAETEMEGGGSGSTQPLLA; the protein is encoded by the exons ATGGCTCCAACGTTTCGCGCGTGGCTCCAGTCGGCGTTGACCCTGCTCGCGATGACCTTCCCCAGGTCCTGCAGCTCCCTGCCGGTTTCCCAGAGATCCGGCAGCGGTATCCAGGAGTGCAGGAAGACTCTGGCCATGCCGGTGCTGGAGGTCCTGCCAGGCGGCGGCTGGGACAACCTGCGCAACCTGGACATGGGCCGGGTGATGAACGTCAGCTACGCCCTGTGCCAGACCACCGAGGACGGCGCCTACCTCATCCCGGACGAGGTGTTCGTGGTGCCGCAGAAGGTCAGCAACGTGGAGACGCACTCGGAGCTCATCGAGAGCTGGCTGCAGCAGAGCAGCTCGGTGGCCCGCTCTATCAACGCCGACGTGTCGTTCCTGGGCGTGCTGAACGGCAAGTTCTCCGCCGAGAGCCAGAGGATGAAGACGCACCAGGTGCGCGAGAGCTCCGTCACCACCCGCGTGCAG GTGCGCAACTTCATGTACAGCGTCAAGGCCCACCCGGGCTTCTCCTTCGACTCGCGCTTCAGGCAGCAGGCGGGCGAGATCGCCGAGGCCCTGGAGAACAACCAGACGCGCCGCGCGGCCTTCCTGGCCGAGATGCTGGTGCTGCAGTACGGCACGCACGTCCTGACGGCGGTGGACGCCGGCGCCAGCCTGGTGCAGGAGGACTACCTGCGCTCCTCCTTCCTGTCCAGCAGCCAGTCCGAGGGCTTCTCCTTCAGCGCCGCCGTGGGCCTCAACTTCTTCAACAAGGTCAACGTGGGCCTGCACGGGGGGGGGAAGGATACGGACTCGCTGACCAAGGCCTACCAGGGCAACGTCACCTACTCCGTGACCCAGAGCCATGGCGGGGCGCCCTTCTACCCCGGCATCACGCTCCAGAAGTGGCAGGAGAGCACCGCCAACAACCTGGTGGCCATCGACCGCTCCGGCCTCCCGCTGCACTCCGTCCTGAACCCCGCCACCCTCCCGGATCTGCCGGCGCCGTCCGTCCGCAAGCTGGCCCGCGCGGTGCGGGACGCCGTCAGGCGCTACTACACCGTCAACACCCACCCGGGCTGCGTCAAGCCCGACTCCCCGAACTTCAACTTCCAGGCCAACGTGGACGACGACTCCTGCGAGGGCCCCGCCACCAACCTCAGTTTCGGGGGGGTGTACCAGCGGTGCGCCCCGCTGAGCCCGGACGCGGGGCCGCTCTGCCGGGTCCTGGAGCAGAAGAACCCGCAGACGGGCTCCCTCGGGTGCCAGCAGCCCTACAGCCCCACGCTCCTGCGCTCGGAGGTGCGCGAGGAAAGCTACAGCCGCCTGGAGTGCCGCAGGGAGTGCCAACGCTGCTGGCTCATCCTCTCCTGCTGCAAGCAGGTCTGCGGCGACACCTACCGCGTGCGCCGGGCCCAGATCGACACCTACTGGTGCGCCACAGAAGGGCCCGCGCCCCCCCTCTCGGGCTTCCTCTTCGGGGGGCTGTACGGGCCCTCCCAGCAGAACCCCTTCACCAACTCCCAGGCCTGCCCCCCGGGCTTCCTcgcgctcaccctgctgtccgACGGCCTGAAGATCTGCCAGAGCGCCGACTACGAGGTGGGAGCCCGCTTCGCCGTGGACTTCGGGGGGCTGTTCAGCTGCGAGGCGGGCAACCCCCTGGCGGCGGGGCGCCCCCGCTGCCCGGCGGGCTTCAGCCAGCACGTGGCGGCCGTGAGCGACGGGTGCCAGGTGCTGTACTGCGTGCGCTCGGGGGTGTTCAACGGCGGCGAGCTCCTGCCCGTCCGCCTGCCCCCCTTCACCCGCCCGCCCCTGGCCGGCCTGGGCGCCACCAACACGGTGGCGGTGATGATGGAGGGCGAGAGGTCCTGGATCAGGGACGGCCAGAGCCGCCTGTGGAAGGTCGCCTCGCCCGGCCAGCTGCAGAAGATGGCGGAGGTGTTCGACGGGTCCCCGCGGGGCCTGTCGGGCGGGGAGACGTTCGGCGTGGTCCTGGGGGCGGCGGTGGCGCTGGCGCTGGCCGCCGGCGCGGTCGCGTACGGGCTGAAGCGGCGGCGCAGGTGGGGCAGGGGGTCGCAGCGGGGGTACGACCAGATTCCGAGCGAGCAGGCCCATGGGGCAGCAGGGCCCGCCGAGGTGGCGGAGACAGAGATGGAGGGGGGCGGCAGCGGATCCACTCAGCCCCTGTTGGCTTGA
- the crybb1l2 gene encoding crystallin, beta B1, like 2 produces the protein MSSSGEKSSKAASQTDGKSAQTKKTEMGMMAYKMYVFDQENFQGRCVEFSGECMSICDSGIDRVRSIRVECGPWVGYEQMNFCGEMYILEKGEYPRWDSWSNSYRNEWMMSFRPVRMDPEKHKICLYEVGEFKGRKMEIMDDDVPSLFSYGFTDRVGSIMVSCGTWVGYQFPGYRGYQYLLEKGDYRHWNEWGARTPQIQSMRRIRDMQWHPHGCYTMASK, from the exons ATGTCTTCCAGCGGAGAGAAGTCCTCCAAGGCCGCCTCCCAGACTGACGGGAAGAGCGCTCAGACGAAGAAGACCGAGATGGGCATGATGGCTTACAAG ATGTACGTCTTCGACCAGGAGAACTTCCAGGGTCGCTGTGTGGAGTTCTCCGGAGAGTGCATGAGCATCTGCGACAGCGGCATCGACAGAGTCCGCTCCATCCGGGTCGAATGTGGACC CTGGGTGGGCTACGAGCAGATGAACTTCTGTGGCGAGATGTACATCCTGGAGAAGGGCGAGTACCCTCGCTGGGACAGCTGGAGCAACAGCTACAGGAACGAGTGGATGATGTCCTTCCGGCCTGTCCGAATG gaccCAGAGAAGCACAAGATCTGCCTGTACGAGGTGGGGGAGTTCAAGGGCAGGAAGATGGAGATCATGGACGATGATGTGCCCAGCCTCTTCTCCTACGGCTTCACTGACAGAGTGGGCAGCATCATGGTCAGCTGTGGAAC gTGGGTAGGATACCAGTTCCCCGGTTACCGTGGTTACCAGTACCTCCTGGAGAAGGGAGACTACAGGCACTGGAATGAGTGGGGCGCCCGCACTCCCCAGATCCAGTCCATGAGGCGCATCCGCGACATGCAGTGGCACCCCCACGGCTGCTACACCATGGCCAGCAAGTGA